The following are encoded together in the Janthinobacterium sp. Marseille genome:
- a CDS encoding phosphoribosylaminoimidazolesuccinocarboxamide synthase: MTSLYQSTITSLPLLGRGKVRENYAVGDDKILIVTSDRLSAFDVVMNEPIPTKGQVLNQMSDFWFEKLKDIVPNHLTGIAPESVVAPDEVAQVKNRAVVAKRLEPILVEAVVRGYLIGSGWNDYKATGAVCGVALPAGLKQAEKLAEPIFTPAAKAEMGEHDENITFADMEQRIGKELANKIRDVSIKLYKTAADYAATRGIIIADTKFEFGLDKDGTLHLMDEVLTADSSRFWPADSYATGISPPSFDKQFVRDYLETLTEWKKTAPAPALPAEVIEKTGAKYREALTRLTGEELKG, from the coding sequence ATGACTAGTCTGTATCAATCCACCATTACATCACTGCCTTTACTCGGTCGCGGCAAGGTTCGCGAAAATTACGCGGTTGGCGACGACAAGATTTTGATCGTTACCAGTGATCGTTTGTCCGCATTCGACGTAGTGATGAATGAACCGATTCCAACCAAAGGTCAGGTGTTGAATCAGATGTCTGATTTCTGGTTCGAGAAACTGAAAGATATCGTGCCGAATCATTTGACAGGTATCGCACCTGAATCAGTGGTGGCACCAGACGAAGTGGCGCAAGTAAAGAATCGTGCCGTGGTCGCCAAGCGTCTTGAGCCTATCCTGGTCGAAGCCGTAGTACGCGGTTATCTGATCGGTTCCGGCTGGAATGATTACAAGGCGACCGGCGCAGTTTGCGGTGTGGCTTTGCCGGCAGGTTTGAAGCAGGCTGAAAAACTGGCCGAGCCGATTTTCACGCCGGCTGCGAAAGCAGAGATGGGCGAACATGATGAAAACATCACTTTTGCCGATATGGAGCAACGCATCGGCAAGGAATTGGCAAACAAGATCCGCGACGTCAGCATCAAGCTGTACAAAACAGCTGCAGACTATGCAGCAACGCGCGGCATCATCATTGCCGACACAAAATTCGAATTCGGCCTCGATAAAGACGGTACCCTGCACCTGATGGATGAAGTATTGACCGCCGATTCCTCGCGTTTCTGGCCTGCTGATTCGTATGCCACCGGTATCTCGCCACCGTCCTTCGACAAGCAATTCGTGCGTGATTACCTGGAAACCCTGACCGAATGGAAAAAGACAGCACCGGCGCCTGCATTGCCGGCGGAAGTCATTGAAAAAACCGGTGCCAAGTATCGCGAAGCACTGACCCGTTTGACTGGTGAAGAACTGAAAGGCTGA
- the purE gene encoding 5-(carboxyamino)imidazole ribonucleotide mutase: MADALTTKPVVGVVMGSSSDWDVMQHAVAILKDFGIAHEAQVISAHRMPDQMFAYAESARSRGLRAIIAGAGGAAHLPGMLAAKTIVPVLGVPVPSKYLRGEDSLLSIVQMPKGIPVSTFAIGEAGAANAALAAIAILATTDDKLAASLEEFRAKQTQIAVEMTLPT; encoded by the coding sequence ATGGCAGACGCATTGACGACTAAGCCGGTGGTTGGCGTAGTAATGGGTTCTTCATCCGACTGGGATGTAATGCAACATGCAGTAGCGATCCTGAAAGACTTCGGCATTGCGCATGAAGCCCAGGTGATTTCTGCGCATCGCATGCCGGACCAGATGTTTGCCTACGCGGAGTCAGCTCGTAGCCGTGGCTTGCGCGCCATCATCGCCGGTGCCGGCGGTGCGGCGCATTTGCCAGGCATGCTGGCAGCCAAAACCATCGTGCCGGTACTTGGTGTGCCAGTGCCATCCAAATACCTGCGTGGCGAAGATTCCTTGCTGTCCATCGTGCAGATGCCGAAAGGCATCCCGGTTTCGACCTTTGCGATTGGTGAAGCAGGTGCGGCGAATGCTGCACTGGCGGCTATCGCCATCCTCGCCACCACTGATGACAAACTGGCTGCAAGCCTGGAAGAATTCCGCGCCAAACAAACGCAAATCGCTGTAGAAATGACCCTGCCGACATGA
- a CDS encoding GMP reductase yields the protein MHIEESVKLDFKDVLIRPKRSTLTSRLDVDISREFIFRNSHNTYRGIPIIASNMDSTGTMAMAQALSGHGLSVALHKHYSADELADFFLNRHDKGIAASGAFYSMGISQLDFEKLNAVMARTGDTLEYLCIDVANGYTEGFINFVKKVRKAYPQLTIMAGNVVTGDITEELILAGADIVKVGIGPGSVCTTRKMTGVGYPQLSAVIECADAAHGLGGQICADGGCSVPGDLAKAFGGGADFVMLGGMLAGHDESAGELIERDGKKFKRFYGMSSRTAMEKYAGGVAEYRAAEGKDVLVDYRGPVADTLQDILGGVRSACTYVGAHKLKELTKRTTFVRVTQQLNEVFGKS from the coding sequence ATGCATATTGAAGAGTCGGTGAAACTGGATTTCAAGGATGTGCTGATACGGCCCAAGCGCTCCACGCTGACATCGCGCCTCGATGTCGATATCTCGCGTGAATTCATTTTCCGCAATTCGCACAATACCTATCGCGGTATCCCCATCATTGCCTCGAATATGGATAGCACCGGCACCATGGCGATGGCGCAAGCGCTGTCCGGCCATGGCTTGTCGGTAGCGCTGCATAAACATTATTCTGCCGACGAACTGGCAGACTTCTTCCTGAACCGGCATGACAAGGGAATCGCCGCATCCGGTGCTTTCTATTCGATGGGCATCAGCCAGCTCGATTTTGAAAAACTGAATGCGGTGATGGCACGTACCGGCGATACGCTGGAATACCTGTGCATAGACGTAGCAAATGGTTATACCGAAGGCTTCATTAATTTCGTCAAAAAAGTGCGCAAGGCTTATCCGCAATTGACCATCATGGCCGGCAATGTGGTGACAGGTGATATCACCGAGGAGTTGATCCTGGCCGGCGCGGATATCGTCAAGGTTGGCATAGGTCCTGGTTCGGTATGCACGACCCGCAAGATGACAGGTGTTGGTTATCCGCAGTTGTCCGCCGTGATTGAATGCGCCGATGCGGCGCACGGTTTGGGAGGGCAGATCTGCGCCGATGGCGGCTGCTCGGTGCCGGGTGACCTGGCCAAGGCCTTCGGCGGCGGTGCCGACTTCGTGATGCTGGGCGGCATGCTGGCAGGACATGATGAAAGCGCGGGTGAATTGATTGAACGTGATGGCAAGAAATTCAAGCGTTTTTACGGTATGAGCAGCCGTACCGCGATGGAAAAATATGCGGGTGGCGTGGCCGAGTACCGCGCGGCAGAAGGCAAGGATGTATTGGTTGATTATCGCGGCCCGGTCGCGGATACCCTGCAGGATATCCTCGGCGGTGTGCGTTCAGCCTGTACCTATGTCGGTGCGCACAAGCTGAAGGAACTGACCAAGCGCACAACCTTCGTACGCGTGACGCAGCAATTGAATGAAGTGTTCGGGAAGTCTTGA
- the fba gene encoding class II fructose-bisphosphate aldolase (catalyzes the reversible aldol condensation of dihydroxyacetonephosphate and glyceraldehyde 3-phosphate in the Calvin cycle, glycolysis, and/or gluconeogenesis): MPLVSMRQLLDHAAENGYGLPAFNVNNLEQVTAIMEAANEVGAPVIMQASAGARKYAGEPFLRHLIEAAVEAYPHIPVVMHQDHGQSPAVCMAAIRSGFTSVMMDGSLNEDGKSVASYEYNVEVSRKVVEFSHAIGVTVEAELGVLGSLETMMGDKEDGHGADGKMTREQLLTDVEQAADFVKKTQCDALAIAIGTSHGAYKFTKKPTGDILAIERIREIHTRIPNTHLVMHGSSSVPQELLAEIREFGGDMKETYGVPVEEIQEGIKNGVRKINIDTDIRLAMTGAIRRYFIENPSKFDPRDYLKPAREAAKQVCKARFLAFGCEGQAAKIKPLPLDKIAEKYKKGELAQIIQ; encoded by the coding sequence ATGCCTCTCGTATCCATGCGTCAATTACTCGACCACGCAGCCGAAAACGGCTACGGTCTGCCTGCGTTCAACGTCAATAACCTGGAACAGGTCACGGCGATTATGGAAGCGGCGAACGAAGTCGGCGCACCGGTAATCATGCAAGCTTCCGCAGGTGCACGCAAATATGCGGGCGAACCTTTCCTGCGTCATTTGATTGAAGCGGCAGTGGAAGCCTATCCGCACATCCCGGTCGTCATGCATCAGGATCACGGCCAGTCGCCGGCAGTCTGCATGGCAGCGATCCGTTCCGGCTTCACTTCGGTGATGATGGACGGTTCGCTGAATGAAGACGGCAAATCGGTTGCCAGCTATGAATACAACGTCGAAGTATCGCGCAAGGTCGTAGAGTTCTCGCACGCCATCGGCGTCACGGTAGAAGCAGAGCTGGGTGTGCTCGGTTCGCTCGAAACCATGATGGGCGACAAGGAAGACGGTCACGGTGCCGACGGCAAAATGACACGCGAACAATTGTTGACTGACGTGGAGCAGGCGGCAGACTTCGTCAAGAAAACCCAATGCGATGCACTGGCAATTGCAATCGGTACCTCGCACGGTGCATACAAATTCACCAAGAAGCCTACCGGCGACATCCTGGCAATTGAACGCATCCGCGAAATCCATACCCGCATTCCAAATACCCATCTGGTGATGCACGGTTCTTCGTCAGTGCCACAGGAATTGCTGGCGGAAATCCGCGAATTCGGCGGCGACATGAAAGAAACTTACGGCGTGCCGGTTGAAGAAATCCAGGAAGGCATCAAGAACGGCGTGCGCAAGATCAATATCGATACCGATATCCGCCTGGCGATGACCGGTGCGATCCGTCGTTACTTCATCGAGAATCCATCCAAGTTCGATCCGCGCGATTACCTGAAGCCGGCACGTGAAGCTGCCAAGCAAGTATGTAAGGCACGCTTCCTGGCATTCGGTTGCGAAGGACAGGCTGCCAAGATCAAGCCACTGCCTTTGGACAAAATCGCAGAGAAATACAAAAAAGGCGAGCTGGCGCAAATCATTCAGTAA
- a CDS encoding 5-(carboxyamino)imidazole ribonucleotide synthase — protein MSTPKQLPPLNPSATPGTWLGVMGGGQLGRMFAHAAQQMGFKVAVLEPALDCPASHAADYLHCADYTDSDALTKLAGQCVAVTTEFENVSAKSLAFLAERTFVAPSADCVSIAQDRMAEKRFFIECATTSGVFPASHKEINSTADVDAVPDDLLPGILKTVRMGYDGKGQVRVKTREELHNAYAGMNGVACVLEKMLPLAYEISVLAARGADGKAVVYPIAENVHRNGILFTTTVPGPNITKASADKAQAATLAVIEQLGYVGVLCIEFFVLTDGSLVVNEMAPRPHNSGHYTIDACITSQFAQQARAMARLPLGDVRQHSPAAMLNILGDIWFEGDSDEAREPAWDKVLALPGANLHLYGKDNARRARKMGHITFVAATLDEAQANLRKACDILGIAA, from the coding sequence ATGAGCACACCGAAACAACTCCCGCCTTTGAATCCTTCTGCAACACCTGGCACCTGGCTGGGTGTCATGGGTGGTGGCCAGCTCGGTCGCATGTTTGCCCATGCGGCACAACAAATGGGCTTCAAGGTTGCGGTGCTGGAACCTGCACTCGATTGCCCGGCCAGCCACGCTGCTGATTACTTGCACTGTGCGGATTACACCGATAGCGACGCCCTGACCAAACTGGCGGGACAATGCGTAGCGGTGACGACTGAATTTGAAAACGTCTCGGCCAAGAGCCTGGCTTTCCTGGCAGAGCGCACCTTCGTTGCGCCATCCGCCGACTGCGTGTCGATCGCACAGGATCGCATGGCCGAGAAGCGCTTCTTCATCGAATGCGCGACGACCTCGGGCGTGTTCCCGGCTTCGCATAAGGAAATCAATTCGACTGCCGACGTTGATGCAGTGCCTGATGATTTATTGCCCGGCATCCTGAAGACGGTACGCATGGGTTACGACGGCAAGGGTCAGGTCCGCGTCAAGACACGGGAAGAATTGCATAACGCTTATGCCGGCATGAACGGTGTTGCCTGCGTGCTGGAAAAAATGCTGCCGCTGGCATATGAAATTTCCGTACTGGCTGCACGCGGTGCAGACGGCAAGGCAGTGGTATATCCGATTGCGGAAAACGTACATCGTAACGGCATTCTGTTTACCACCACGGTACCGGGTCCGAATATCACCAAGGCTTCTGCTGACAAAGCACAAGCGGCAACACTGGCTGTGATCGAACAACTCGGTTATGTCGGCGTACTGTGCATAGAATTTTTCGTGCTGACCGATGGTTCGCTGGTCGTCAATGAAATGGCACCGCGCCCGCACAATAGCGGTCACTACACCATCGATGCCTGCATCACCAGCCAGTTCGCGCAACAGGCACGGGCAATGGCGCGTTTGCCTTTGGGTGACGTACGCCAGCATTCGCCGGCAGCCATGTTGAATATCCTCGGCGATATCTGGTTCGAGGGTGATTCCGACGAAGCGCGTGAACCGGCGTGGGACAAGGTGCTGGCATTGCCGGGTGCAAACCTGCACCTGTATGGCAAGGACAATGCACGCCGCGCGCGCAAGATGGGCCACATCACTTTTGTCGCAGCAACGCTGGACGAGGCGCAAGCCAATCTGCGCAAAGCCTGTGACATCCTCGGCATTGCAGCCTGA
- the tcdA gene encoding tRNA cyclic N6-threonylcarbamoyladenosine(37) synthase TcdA, whose amino-acid sequence MTSIASAPLSVVPDIDFDRRFGGIARLYGSAALERFRSAHVCVIGVGGVGSWVVEALARSAIGKITMIDLDNLAESNINRQIHALTDTLGKAKVTALAERIAQINPYCVVTEIEDFLSADNLDEMIGAHHYDYIIDAIDNVRAKTALIAYCRQHGLKLVTIGSAGGQIDPTRIEVLDLCRTEQEPLLAKVRKRLRAEHGFPRGTKNKFGIDAVFSSEPLRFPETAEVCAVDGDEQSGITGLNCAGFGSAMVVTASFGLVAAAHVLRKLAEAAEQAAIADKVNA is encoded by the coding sequence ATGACTTCAATTGCATCTGCTCCCCTTTCCGTCGTACCCGATATCGATTTTGACCGTCGTTTCGGCGGCATTGCGCGCCTGTATGGCAGCGCCGCACTGGAACGCTTCCGTAGCGCCCATGTCTGCGTCATCGGCGTCGGCGGTGTCGGTTCCTGGGTAGTCGAGGCATTGGCGCGCAGCGCGATCGGCAAGATCACGATGATAGACCTGGATAACCTGGCGGAATCGAATATCAACCGCCAGATCCACGCGCTGACCGATACCCTCGGTAAAGCCAAGGTCACGGCACTGGCGGAACGTATTGCGCAAATCAATCCGTATTGTGTAGTGACCGAAATCGAAGATTTCCTCAGCGCCGACAACCTCGATGAAATGATAGGTGCCCATCACTACGATTACATCATTGATGCCATCGACAATGTACGCGCGAAGACCGCCTTGATCGCCTATTGCCGCCAACATGGCCTGAAGCTGGTCACGATAGGCAGCGCCGGTGGCCAGATTGATCCGACCAGGATTGAAGTCCTCGACCTGTGCCGCACCGAGCAGGAACCGTTGCTGGCAAAAGTGCGCAAGCGCTTGCGCGCCGAACACGGCTTCCCGCGCGGGACGAAAAATAAATTCGGGATTGATGCGGTTTTTTCCAGTGAGCCTTTACGCTTCCCGGAAACTGCGGAAGTATGCGCAGTGGATGGTGATGAACAAAGCGGCATTACCGGTTTGAACTGTGCCGGCTTCGGTTCTGCCATGGTGGTGACGGCTTCGTTCGGCCTGGTGGCTGCAGCACATGTGTTGCGCAAACTGGCCGAAGCTGCGGAGCAAGCCGCTATTGCAGACAAGGTCAACGCTTAA
- a CDS encoding flavin reductase family protein, which translates to MSISSSPQVAPVMDARHFREALSQFATGVTIITTRLADDSFLGLTASSFNSVSLNPPLVLWSLNQAAKSMPVFSGNSHYVINILAADQAELAMKFARPSDDRFAGVDFTLSPTGLPILSGVAAWFECHNRSRYPEGDHVIFVGEVECCDVRAQAPLVFHGGRFLSE; encoded by the coding sequence ATGTCTATTTCTTCTTCACCTCAAGTTGCTCCTGTGATGGATGCGCGCCATTTTCGCGAAGCGCTATCGCAATTTGCTACCGGCGTGACCATTATCACGACCCGTCTGGCAGATGACAGCTTTCTCGGCCTCACCGCCAGCTCGTTCAACTCCGTCTCGCTCAATCCACCGCTGGTATTGTGGAGCCTGAACCAGGCTGCCAAAAGCATGCCGGTATTTAGCGGCAACTCGCATTATGTGATCAATATCCTGGCGGCTGACCAGGCCGAACTCGCAATGAAATTCGCGCGGCCCAGCGATGATCGTTTTGCCGGTGTGGACTTCACTTTATCACCGACCGGCTTGCCCATCTTGTCCGGCGTCGCCGCCTGGTTCGAATGCCATAACCGCAGCCGCTATCCGGAAGGCGATCATGTGATCTTTGTCGGTGAAGTGGAATGCTGTGATGTGCGTGCCCAGGCGCCACTGGTATTCCATGGCGGACGCTTCCTGTCCGAGTAA
- the msrA gene encoding peptide-methionine (S)-S-oxide reductase MsrA, with the protein MAMEIATLGGGCFWCTEAVFQQLKGIKAVESGYTGGHVENPVYEQICEGTTGHAEVVRLTYDPEIVSFREILEIFFTIHDPTTLNRQGNDVGTQYRSVIYYHSPEQQDTAKHVISEMANVWDAPIVTELSPAETYYKAESYHQNYFRMNPMQGYCAFIVAPKVSKFRKTFSDKISGDMI; encoded by the coding sequence ATGGCAATGGAAATCGCGACTTTGGGCGGTGGATGTTTTTGGTGTACCGAGGCTGTGTTCCAGCAGCTCAAGGGCATCAAGGCGGTTGAATCCGGCTATACCGGTGGTCATGTCGAAAACCCGGTGTATGAGCAGATTTGCGAAGGGACGACCGGTCATGCCGAAGTCGTGCGCCTGACCTATGATCCGGAGATCGTCAGCTTCCGCGAAATCCTCGAAATATTTTTTACCATCCACGATCCGACAACCCTGAATCGCCAGGGCAATGACGTCGGTACCCAATACCGTTCGGTGATTTATTACCACTCACCGGAACAGCAGGACACGGCGAAGCATGTCATTTCCGAAATGGCGAATGTATGGGATGCGCCTATCGTGACGGAACTCAGCCCGGCTGAAACCTATTACAAGGCGGAAAGCTATCACCAGAATTACTTCCGCATGAATCCGATGCAGGGTTATTGTGCTTTCATCGTCGCCCCCAAGGTTTCCAAATTCAGGAAAACCTTCAGCGACAAAATCAGCGGAGACATGATTTAA
- a CDS encoding AMP-binding protein translates to MTLFELLRDRAKNQSTMIASRSSRRVVTYRKFWSRIERGTARLKSEWQVEPGDTVAYWGLGHQDALMLYIATARCGARLLPLEHVSLQQASATILRDIPVKILLHDDETVFAQPPAVPQLVNLSSLIATRCHHVPVIEEDAQRASLITLSGDAKGGFHLQEKSLHQLSSATVNNPAPEFRITAALFDNDVFAPQVLSTLTAGGTIIFR, encoded by the coding sequence ATGACACTTTTTGAATTATTGCGTGACCGGGCCAAGAACCAGTCCACCATGATTGCCTCGCGCTCCAGCCGGCGCGTCGTGACCTATCGTAAATTCTGGTCGCGTATAGAACGCGGTACTGCGCGTTTGAAAAGCGAGTGGCAGGTCGAGCCCGGTGATACCGTGGCTTATTGGGGTCTGGGGCACCAGGATGCATTGATGCTTTACATTGCGACCGCGCGTTGCGGTGCACGCTTGCTACCATTGGAGCACGTATCCTTGCAGCAGGCCAGCGCCACGATTTTGCGCGACATCCCGGTCAAGATCTTGCTGCATGATGACGAAACAGTATTCGCGCAGCCGCCGGCCGTGCCGCAACTGGTCAATCTGTCGTCGCTGATTGCAACGCGCTGCCACCATGTCCCCGTCATCGAAGAAGATGCACAGCGTGCCAGCCTGATTACCTTGTCCGGCGATGCGAAAGGTGGTTTCCATTTGCAGGAAAAAAGCCTGCACCAGCTATCGTCGGCAACCGTCAACAACCCCGCGCCAGAGTTCCGGATTACGGCAGCGCTCTTCGATAATGACGTTTTCGCACCACAAGTCTTGTCTACATTGACTGCCGGCGGCACCATCATTTTCCGTTGA
- the pdxH gene encoding pyridoxamine 5'-phosphate oxidase has product MSIADIRTDYTQAKLSELDTDPDPVAQFAKWFGEALRAEVPEPNAMSVSTVAANGRPSSRILLIKDFDQRGFTWFTNYESRKGQELAQNPHAALLFHWIPLEREVRIEGRVERVSSAESEQYFQSRPVKSRLSALASSQSHPVADRTALEAQYAKVEAQYGEHPPRPEHWGGYRLKPDYIEFWQGRASRLHDRIVYSLDKEGKWQRHRLQP; this is encoded by the coding sequence ATGTCGATTGCAGATATCCGTACCGATTACACACAGGCTAAATTGTCGGAGCTGGATACCGATCCCGATCCGGTGGCGCAGTTTGCCAAATGGTTTGGTGAAGCATTGCGCGCGGAAGTGCCGGAGCCGAATGCGATGAGTGTGTCCACGGTGGCGGCGAACGGTCGTCCTTCCTCGCGTATTTTGCTGATTAAGGATTTCGACCAGCGCGGCTTTACCTGGTTTACCAATTATGAAAGCCGCAAAGGGCAGGAACTCGCGCAGAATCCACATGCCGCCTTGCTGTTTCACTGGATTCCGTTGGAGCGCGAAGTGCGGATTGAAGGCCGGGTAGAGCGTGTCAGTAGTGCCGAGAGTGAGCAGTATTTCCAGAGCCGGCCAGTCAAGAGCCGTTTAAGCGCGCTGGCTTCATCGCAAAGCCATCCGGTGGCGGATCGCACCGCACTGGAAGCGCAATATGCAAAGGTTGAAGCGCAGTATGGTGAACATCCGCCGCGGCCTGAACATTGGGGCGGATATCGCCTGAAGCCGGATTACATCGAGTTTTGGCAAGGTCGTGCTTCGCGCCTGCATGACCGCATAGTCTATTCATTGGATAAAGAAGGGAAGTGGCAACGGCATCGTTTGCAACCGTAA
- a CDS encoding L-threonylcarbamoyladenylate synthase — protein MPEESLDWPAIRDAARRLEQGELVAFPTETVYGLGADAENPAAVANIYAAKGRPSNHPVIVHLAPEADLNYWAQSVSPDAQKLIAVFWPGPLTLILKRAVHIPDAVSGGQDSIGLRCPSHPVAQALLRAFKDGKGGVAAPSANKFGHVSPTTAQHVHNEFGGDAGSLLTCILDGGQSEVGIESTIVDMSRGHAVLLRPGHISAEQIAAVIGYLPASPDQAAPRASGTLESHYAPLTPVVLVDGEHLLAVLQKLNLRGRRAALMQYAVDAMPLVAASISLPDTPIAYAHDLYAALRAMDDVHADVIVVQTPPTDVAWSGVNDRLRRAAHDSAGILQRLLED, from the coding sequence ATGCCTGAAGAATCATTGGACTGGCCGGCGATACGCGATGCGGCACGCAGATTGGAGCAGGGCGAGCTGGTGGCATTCCCTACCGAGACTGTCTACGGTCTCGGTGCGGATGCCGAAAACCCGGCAGCTGTAGCGAATATCTATGCCGCCAAGGGCCGTCCATCCAATCATCCTGTCATCGTGCATCTCGCACCGGAAGCTGACCTGAACTATTGGGCGCAGTCGGTTTCGCCTGATGCGCAGAAACTGATCGCGGTGTTTTGGCCAGGCCCACTCACACTGATTTTGAAACGTGCTGTGCATATTCCTGATGCCGTCTCCGGCGGACAGGATTCGATAGGTCTGCGTTGCCCGTCGCATCCGGTAGCGCAAGCTTTGCTGCGTGCGTTCAAGGATGGCAAAGGCGGTGTCGCAGCGCCTTCAGCAAATAAATTCGGCCACGTCAGCCCGACCACCGCACAGCATGTACATAATGAGTTTGGCGGTGACGCCGGCAGCTTGTTGACTTGCATCCTGGATGGCGGACAAAGCGAAGTCGGGATCGAATCCACCATTGTTGATATGTCGCGTGGGCATGCGGTTTTGCTGCGTCCCGGCCACATCAGTGCAGAACAGATTGCCGCAGTAATCGGGTATTTGCCTGCATCGCCGGATCAGGCTGCGCCGCGTGCTTCCGGTACCCTGGAGTCGCACTATGCGCCGCTGACACCGGTGGTGCTGGTCGACGGCGAGCATTTGCTCGCGGTCCTGCAAAAACTCAATTTGCGTGGTCGTCGTGCTGCCTTGATGCAGTATGCGGTGGACGCAATGCCGCTGGTAGCCGCTAGCATATCCTTGCCGGATACACCGATTGCATACGCGCATGATTTGTATGCCGCTTTGCGTGCGATGGATGATGTCCATGCGGATGTGATCGTCGTGCAGACACCACCGACGGATGTTGCCTGGAGTGGTGTCAATGACAGGCTACGTCGCGCCGCACACGACTCTGCCGGGATCTTGCAGCGCTTATTAGAGGATTGA
- a CDS encoding phosphoglycerate kinase has product MQFKRLSDLIARGELQGKRVFIRADLNVPQDSTGNITEDTRIRASVPAIQQALQAGAAVMVTSHLGRPVEGEFKPADTLAPIAQRLSELLGQPVALKQNWVDGVDVAPGQVVLLENCRVNKGEKKNDDALAQKIAALCDVYVNDAFGTAHRAEATTHGIAKYAPVACAGPLLAAELDALGKALGEPASPLVAIVAGSKVSTKLTILKTLADKVDNLIVGGGIANTFMLAAGLKIGKSLAEADLLGDAKAIIDMMAKRGASVPIPVDVVCAKEFAPTAAATVKDVADVADDDMILDIGPKTAELLARQIAQAGTIVWNGPVGVFEFDQFANGTKTLAYAIAESKGFSVAGGGDTLAAIAKYDIGDKIDYISTGGGAFLEFLEGKTLPAVAILEERAQG; this is encoded by the coding sequence ATGCAATTTAAAAGATTGAGCGACCTGATCGCGCGTGGTGAACTGCAGGGCAAGCGCGTTTTTATCCGTGCCGATCTCAACGTACCGCAAGACAGTACCGGCAATATTACCGAAGACACGCGTATCCGCGCCTCGGTACCCGCTATACAGCAGGCCTTGCAGGCAGGTGCTGCGGTAATGGTAACTTCGCATCTGGGACGTCCGGTCGAAGGTGAGTTCAAGCCTGCCGATACCCTGGCACCGATTGCGCAACGTTTGTCCGAGTTGCTGGGACAGCCGGTCGCTTTGAAGCAAAACTGGGTAGATGGTGTTGATGTTGCGCCGGGCCAGGTAGTCTTGCTGGAAAACTGCCGCGTCAATAAAGGCGAGAAAAAGAACGATGACGCACTCGCGCAAAAAATTGCAGCGTTGTGCGATGTCTACGTTAATGATGCATTCGGCACCGCACACCGTGCTGAAGCAACGACCCACGGCATTGCCAAATATGCGCCAGTAGCCTGCGCCGGTCCTTTACTGGCGGCAGAGCTGGATGCATTGGGTAAGGCCTTGGGTGAACCGGCCAGCCCGCTGGTGGCGATCGTCGCGGGTTCCAAGGTTTCCACCAAACTGACTATCCTGAAAACCCTGGCGGACAAGGTCGATAACCTGATCGTTGGTGGTGGCATTGCGAATACCTTCATGTTGGCGGCCGGCTTGAAAATCGGCAAGTCGCTGGCAGAAGCTGATCTGCTTGGTGATGCCAAAGCCATCATAGACATGATGGCCAAGCGTGGTGCATCGGTACCCATTCCGGTCGATGTCGTCTGTGCGAAAGAGTTTGCACCGACTGCCGCGGCAACCGTCAAGGATGTGGCTGATGTGGCCGATGACGACATGATCCTGGATATCGGTCCGAAGACGGCAGAACTGCTGGCCAGGCAAATTGCACAGGCCGGCACCATCGTCTGGAACGGTCCGGTCGGTGTTTTTGAATTCGACCAGTTTGCCAACGGCACCAAAACCCTGGCTTATGCGATTGCGGAATCCAAGGGTTTCTCGGTGGCCGGCGGTGGCGATACCCTGGCGGCGATTGCCAAGTACGATATTGGCGACAAGATCGACTATATCTCGACCGGTGGCGGCGCTTTCCTCGAATTCCTCGAAGGCAAAACCTTGCCGGCGGTGGCGATCCTGGAAGAACGCGCACAAGGCTGA